The following are encoded in a window of Bacillus oleivorans genomic DNA:
- a CDS encoding PDZ domain-containing protein — protein MTSEWMVEILQAIGIFFIIPIFYYVIFYAVLMGYRRVKRERSQFNSRIFDGYQELRTAFKYSLLVGAVLSLVTVVLGVTVSPGVMVIAGLLFFLLSFTLQYQLLSPAYVLGGAFVIASILPSFMEEIPVLGFPIEMNSGTILSFLLLLGLLMVVEGFCILKNGDAFTSPLLVKSKRGRMIGVHEVDRLWFFPLILFVPGELPSPWEWWPIIPIGQEMFVPIILPIPIGYRRRFQGLLTDVATRLEGKYVLLLGLVITGASFLTHYGLFVSYIIIGAAIIGREAIALIVRIKDEAKPSLYTARNQGLVILSIHPFSPAEKLGLKVGEMITKVNGHSVQTPEEFYYYLQQNRAYCKLEVLNFAGEMRFAQRALYEGEHHELGLLFVEEAKDYEAEVV, from the coding sequence GTGACTAGTGAATGGATGGTTGAGATTTTACAGGCAATTGGTATCTTTTTTATTATTCCTATTTTCTATTATGTTATTTTTTATGCTGTATTGATGGGGTATCGGAGAGTAAAGCGCGAACGTTCCCAGTTTAATAGCCGTATTTTTGATGGCTATCAGGAACTGCGCACGGCATTTAAATATAGCTTGCTAGTGGGAGCAGTTCTTTCGCTGGTTACGGTTGTTTTAGGCGTTACCGTTTCACCTGGTGTTATGGTTATAGCGGGGCTTTTATTTTTTCTGCTTTCCTTTACACTGCAATATCAGCTTCTTTCACCTGCTTATGTACTAGGCGGAGCATTCGTCATTGCATCCATTTTGCCTTCCTTTATGGAGGAGATTCCTGTTTTAGGATTTCCTATCGAAATGAACAGCGGTACGATTCTTTCGTTCTTGCTTTTACTTGGTCTGTTAATGGTGGTTGAAGGCTTCTGCATTTTGAAAAATGGGGATGCTTTTACTTCGCCTCTTCTTGTAAAAAGTAAAAGGGGCCGAATGATTGGTGTTCATGAAGTCGATCGTTTATGGTTTTTCCCGCTGATTTTGTTCGTCCCCGGTGAGCTGCCGTCTCCATGGGAGTGGTGGCCAATTATCCCTATAGGTCAGGAAATGTTTGTACCCATCATCCTTCCAATACCAATCGGCTATCGGAGACGTTTCCAAGGGCTCCTTACAGACGTGGCAACCCGATTAGAAGGGAAATATGTCCTCCTGTTAGGGCTTGTGATTACAGGAGCGAGCTTTTTGACACATTACGGATTGTTCGTGAGCTATATCATCATTGGCGCAGCCATTATTGGCAGAGAAGCAATTGCGTTAATAGTGCGCATAAAAGACGAAGCGAAACCAAGTTTGTACACCGCTCGAAATCAGGGTCTTGTGATTTTAAGTATCCATCCTTTTTCACCCGCAGAAAAATTAGGGCTAAAAGTTGGAGAAATGATTACAAAAGTAAATGGACATTCTGTCCAGACACCAGAGGAATTTTACTACTACCTGCAGCAAAACAGAGCGTATTGTAAGCTTGAGGTTTTGAACTTTGCCGGAGAGATGCGATTTGCCCAGCGTGCCCTTTATGAAGGCGAGCATCATGAGCTTGGACTGCTGTTTGTGGAAGAAGCGAAGGATTATGAGGCGGAAGTGGTTTAA
- a CDS encoding S41 family peptidase: protein MKNKKWLAITLSCSIVTGTGGFLLGANPFFEDEKEDALPNQSDPYILSDSLRKVQRAFDLISTGYVEEVPKEELVEGAIQGMLSALDDPYSVYMDEETTKQFSNTLESEFEGIGAEISKIEGKIYIISPFKNSPAEEAGLKPNDEIISVDGKTVSGMDLYDVTEKIRGEKGTVVNLVIKREGLSKPLEIPVERAEIPNETVFAQTLEKNGKTIGYIEITSFSENTDEDFMEELKAFEEKGIDGLLLDVRGNPGGLLSSVENILKELVSNTKPYVQIEERRGSQMQYFSNKKEAKNYPVAVLINKGSASASEILAAALKEVEGYTLVGEKTFGKGTVQQAVPMGDGSNIKLTLFKWLTPNGNWIHGKGIEPNIEIGQSEVYYTHPIQLEEPLQRDMNNENVKNAQVILDSLGFEPGRTDGYFSNQTEIAVKAFQQIKGMRMTGVIDTSTAAAMEKAVIDKTNDPRYDLQLQTALEVIAKKE, encoded by the coding sequence GTGAAGAATAAAAAGTGGTTAGCGATTACATTGTCCTGTTCCATTGTGACAGGAACGGGTGGGTTCTTATTGGGGGCCAATCCCTTTTTTGAAGATGAAAAGGAAGATGCCTTACCGAACCAATCGGATCCATACATATTAAGTGATAGTTTGCGGAAAGTGCAGCGTGCCTTCGATTTAATTTCGACTGGTTATGTGGAGGAAGTGCCAAAGGAAGAGCTGGTTGAAGGGGCAATTCAGGGGATGCTGTCGGCTTTGGATGATCCTTATTCTGTCTATATGGATGAGGAAACCACCAAGCAGTTCTCAAACACTTTAGAATCTGAGTTTGAAGGCATTGGTGCAGAAATTAGTAAAATTGAAGGGAAGATTTATATCATTTCTCCTTTTAAAAATTCCCCTGCTGAAGAAGCTGGCTTGAAGCCTAATGACGAAATTATCTCTGTTGATGGAAAAACTGTATCGGGAATGGACCTGTATGATGTAACCGAAAAGATTAGAGGGGAAAAGGGGACGGTTGTTAATCTTGTGATTAAGCGGGAAGGACTTAGTAAACCGCTTGAGATTCCGGTAGAGCGGGCAGAGATTCCAAATGAAACCGTGTTTGCTCAAACCTTGGAGAAGAACGGAAAAACGATTGGTTATATTGAAATTACCTCATTCTCGGAAAATACGGATGAAGATTTTATGGAAGAGTTAAAGGCCTTTGAGGAAAAAGGAATCGATGGTCTTTTATTAGATGTAAGAGGAAATCCAGGAGGTCTTCTCTCCAGTGTTGAAAATATCTTAAAGGAATTAGTGAGCAATACAAAGCCTTATGTTCAAATTGAAGAACGAAGAGGCAGCCAAATGCAATACTTCTCTAATAAGAAAGAAGCGAAGAATTACCCAGTCGCTGTTTTGATAAATAAAGGAAGTGCTTCTGCCTCTGAAATATTAGCCGCAGCCTTAAAAGAGGTAGAAGGCTACACACTAGTAGGTGAAAAGACCTTTGGCAAAGGTACTGTTCAGCAGGCTGTCCCAATGGGAGATGGAAGCAACATAAAGCTGACTCTCTTTAAATGGTTAACTCCAAATGGTAACTGGATTCATGGAAAAGGGATTGAACCGAACATAGAAATTGGACAATCCGAAGTGTACTACACTCATCCGATTCAGCTAGAAGAACCGCTGCAACGGGATATGAACAATGAAAATGTTAAAAATGCACAGGTAATATTGGATAGCTTAGGCTTCGAACCTGGCAGAACGGACGGTTATTTCAGTAATCAAACCGAAATTGCCGTTAAAGCCTTCCAGCAAATAAAAGGAATGAGAATGACAGGGGTCATCGATACGAGTACAGCTGCAGCTATGGAAAAAGCTGTTATAGATAAAACGAATGACCCTCGCTATGACCTTCAGCTGCAAACGGCCTTAGAGGTCATTGCCAAAAAAGAGTAG